The sequence agaaaaaaacttGAGAACATGAAAAACACTTTTACAAACAAATTGTTATTGATGATATATTGACTTGCATTATTAGTTGTTTATGATTGAGCCTAAACTTTAAACAAAAAAAGgttaattcaaaaaatcataatcaaataggccCAAAATAGTAGGATGCAAGTTAAAATGTATGGCATTGGGTTTTTAATAGCATTGGACCGATTTAGGTTCAATCTTCAcccccaatttcttttcatgagtgGATTCTATGTTAATTAGCATGATAAAATATATTTCAATAGTTCTCTAAATATAAGCTTAGAATATTGGAAGGAAAGGTCTTACTAATCTGAGTTTATCATACTAATTTTTGTCAAAGGAAAGCATAATATAACCGTATTTATAGTTCGATAACATTTTTACAATTATAGATCATGactaattttttgatatataacTTGACATAATGTAAATGATAAAATCCTCACATATATATTAACTTAAGATTTTGTGTcaccaaataagaaaaaatataccAATGGTTGTCTCTTCATCAATATCTAATCTAGATTGTTGATTCTCATCATTAATCTCAACTTTAATCCTAATCATCCATGTTCAAACATTGCACTTAGTGGTCTGCTATGGAAAATTTGTAGTTAAAAGAACTCATGAGAGCTGTTGCCACCTTATTGAAGGATGCATCTCATCAAGTAGCTAATTAACATGCATTTTATTTCAGTAAAATTGTCAGGAAGATGTTAAAGACCTAAGTTTTGTGCAAAAACTCTCTTTTGTTTCTCACACATTGGATGTTGAAATATCATGACATAGTCGATCTCACATCAGGCAGCCATCATCAATTTGGAGTCACCTTCTTCCTGTTCTCTTAGACTTATCTGCTTAATCTTCCAACCTCTCCTGTCATCAACTTGTCACTCATCTAATATTAGTCATGCAAAGCTGAATGCTCCATCAACTTCTGCAATCAAGAATGGTCTAACTTTGTGTGTCAAATCAGTTTGAAAAATCTATTATATTTTGAATCTTTTCTGAAGATGACACACCAACTACTCCTTGGTCTTTGTTCATATCCACAATGGATCAAACATGGTTTTCACAATAATTATATATTCCCAGTCATTGTTTTCCTCTTTCAGGTGATAGAGGATCTATACATATTGGAGGCCATCTGTGTGTCAGTTTTGCTGATAAATGCTGCTTGTCATCAATCTGAGTAGATATAGTGCAATTAAAATGCATACTTTGTGTTGAGAACATGTGGTGAGGCCTATCTGATGCAGACAATATACTTAGAGCTGATCAATATCTTTGACTTATGCTACTTACCATTTAGCCTATTCTAATGAGAAGATTCAGATACACCAAAACACTAATAGTAACTACACTTCTGTTGAACGCTTCATATGAAATTGTCATGTTCAAgctcaaattaataatattatatccaTTGAGTCTGTATGAAACATTTCAATTATTTTTCCTAGTCTTGCGTGCTGCACCATCAAAGCTTTCATGGCCTGTAAAACTCTAAACACTGTTGATGGAGTTGACATGATGAATATCCAATGAACTGTGTGTCCTGTCACTTGAAATCCGCCAAACCCCATAAATGACATCCGAAAGATTGCAACAGTTGATTGGCCACTTGCATGCGGCCAAGACCATATTATTAACACAAATTGATGATAAGGTCTTCTTCAATGGACTTAGTGACCTGGAGATGGCTCTTGAACAATGAGAGTTCAGCTCTCTTCTCTCATACTGAAAGTAAAGTTAAACAGGGAAAGAAACAGTGCAGTTCTTGAAATGCTGCTCATCACACCATCAAACTTCTGTAGCTctccaacaacttggagggagacatATATCAGATTAGCTTCAAGTGTAGCATCTGCAAATAGTAGACAATCGATCTCAATTAATGCATCGTTCTTCGCTTTGATGATCTAAATACATGCACAAGATGGCAGCTAGGAGGCTGGTGAAAGAGACTTGGAACAGCTTAGAGGCAAAAgagagtctggggaccgagtacAGCATGAGGGTTAAGGGGAGGGATAAGGAAGACACGGGAGATGGCCGACATGGAGGGAGGATAACGACAGCACAAGGAGCTCGTGCCGCAGACATGGTCAACTGTTGGTATTTGGATGACGTCGGAGGTGAGGGAATCAATGGATCGGCACGCGTGCGAAAGCATGGAAAAGCCTGCCGACACGCCTCGCACGTGGACCAATAAGCTGATGTCATAATATCTATACAGAACGGAAGCAAGAGAGGGAAAAGACATTATTAGGAAAAGAGGGTTTGAATTGAGAACTTACATTACTTATATTCATTTTAATGTCTTTATTCGaagctttttttttaatctctttatAACTCTTAAAATAAATAGAGTTATAAAAGTAATAGCTTTATTTTATAcgatttaatttataaaaaaaaagataaaaggatGAATTTAATTTACTATAATTATGTCAATATGAGGTCTATGAAAGATCAATATATACAACTCTTTGTGTTTTCCAAACTCGATTATATTATTACATATTGCATTTGTTTTAGATATAGGGTTTGAATTGAGATTTTACATAACTTGTTTGAATTTTATATAAAGTTTTATTTAAAGATTTTCACATcactttataatttaaaaaaagttGTAAAACATATGAAAATAAGATTATAGCATAATTTTATCTGATTTAActtgtgcaaaaaaaaaaattgcatcattgtcttcaaagataaaaaaaaggtTGAATTCGATATACGagattatgaaaaaaaattaatctaTATAATCACACctttgaatttaaatataataattgtATTTGGATTTGGTGCTTACCATCACATGCATCTTTTTAGTCTAAGGTTTATTTTCTATCATAATTGCGCTCACAACATTTTTAtgctattaaaattatattacacCAAACAAGTCTCCATCTTGTAGTAAAAATCCTCCATCTTCTCCATGAATCCAAGAAGGCATACATAACTCATGCATCAAACAAACAATTGTTGCTTTCATGACTATGGCAACCAAGACTagctattatatatatacatgtgatccTTGAACATACAAATGACACACTCTCATCATCACAAAAGATTAGACTACAAAAATGTCATGAGTGTACTCCTCAACTTCTATTTTATCTCACACATGTTCTCACTAGTAATGAGGGTATTCTATCACTACGTAAGAGCATATAGGAAAGTCATTGAACAAGCCATCTCCAAACTCTTAAAAGTATATGCACTTGTCATAATTCTTAAGTGTACATGAGAAACCATATTTAACTGCCTATACCATTATGGAGGGAGGTGTTCAAGATTAGTAGTAGTGATGGTTCTTCTTTTCCTTCACCACAATTCTTTCACTTGATTCATATAAATCCGTTCTTCGTTCTCACCGTATAAAGGAACACATGTGGTGGGCTACATATGCTCaatgaataaaaataattaacatCTTGAACAATGTTTGCTAACCTTTCCGTGTAAGATAATATTTACTAGACTTTTGATGGGTACATTAACAACAATAGTGATTTTAGTAGTTTAGAAAACCACTATCATATATGAGTAATGGCCATGATTTTGATCAATGTTGTATCAGGTTATGTATTTCATGTGTCAAGTTTTATGAGGTATCAGGTTGTGATACCTCCACAATGTTGTATCAGGTTATGATCAATATTGTATCAGGTTATTTCATATATGACTAATTACCACCACAATATTGTATTAGGTTATGACCAATGTTATATGACTATACCACTATCATATATCaagtttttaagtatttcatgtgTTTGGTTGAGATTCTTATTGGTTCCTAATATTCATATGGAtatgagaaaaaatatataacataCCTCTTTTGACGAAAAGGCGAagttaagctttcttcattttttttttatttagctcTCATATTATTTCCTCCGTAGAATTATACCTTCATATCACTTTATCTAGATGAATAATTCGTGGACTCCTCCATATAAGataaatcatatcaattttttaatattcatATTTAGGTCCATAgcaataaatttttaatataaattattttaatataaaaatattaaataatccttatatttataaataaacttttataaaaaaaaagagaaatattatcttctcccctccttaaaatttttttttaatcttttaaatttaagatcaaatTTATCATAGCTCCTTCGACGAAAAGAGAGGATAAGCTTTCTATATTTTGTGATCAAATTTTTCATTGAAGATTGTGTCTATTATAATTTTCACATAAGATTCACTTTTATCACTATTTATGTCATCAAAGAAAAAGTTTGCATTTGCTTCAAGATGTGAATAAGAAAAAGTTTCAAGATGCATATCATTTGCATTTGCTTTCTAATTAGTGACAAGTTGACAACACACAGCTTTCTATAGTAAACATTCCCTCCAGCCAGAGAACCTTTAAAGACCACAATAAATGACAccattctttctccttttattaAAGGAGAGCAGCAACCTTATTCCCTACTACAACAATTCTTCATATTAATATGTCACAGCAGGTGGGCCACATGTTAAAAGCAACTCTTTCTATAAACTTAAACGCCCGTACCCGCTTCTGTACTCGCAATCTCTGGCTTTTAGACCAACGTGGAGCACTGGGACGTCGCCGGGTCCCACATCGCGGGCAACAGGTACTTCCTCGCGGCCAAGCCCCAAGCGTTGTAGCTGGCCCCGGTCGCGGGGTCCACCAGGACCTTGCCCGGGTACCCCGGGTAGGCTCCGCTGCCGAACACCCCCGTGCAGGCCGTCACCGCCTCCAGCGGGGCGTCCGCCGGCCCCTGGAAGTAGCCATGGCCGTCGGGGTTCGTGGCGGCACCGGCCAGCAGCGTCGCAAGGTTGATGACGACGCCCTCCATCCCCACGTCGCCGTTGGGGGACACCAGCGGCGGCGTCTGCGGACCGTAGAGCGGCTGGTGGAAGGGCCAGGCGCACTGGCCCGGGCATTGGCTGGCCGAGTCCCCCACCCAGACGAACCCGGCAGATCCGTCGAGCCGCCCGTGCGTCCCGCACCGGCTCGAGCAGAAGCCCTCGACCGCCACGTCCGCCGCGGTGACGACGACGGCGATGGCCCTGGGACCGCTCGCCGCCGCCGCTCTACTAGCCAAGGCGACCACGTCGGGCGAGGAGAGGAGCTTCCCCTTGGAGTAGGACTCGTCGAGGAGCTGCGGGCCGAGGGAGAAGTGCACGGCGGAGCCGCCATAACGGGCGGTGGTGCGCCACCAGCTGGCGGCGGAGGGTGGCTGTGGCGAGGCCCCGGAGGGGGAGAGGGACCGGACGAAGTCGGCAACGATGGACCGCTGGGCGGCTGAGAAGCGGCCATAGAACAGCAAGCTCAACGTGTAGTTGCCTCGGAGGAGGGGGCCATTATGGTACTTGAGGACGAGAGGCGGCTGCTGCACCAGGACAAGCTTCCTTCCTGGTACAGCTGCCGCAGCGCTGTAGGACAAGACCAGGAGCAACGAGAAGAGGAGCAAGGTGGGGGAGGCGGCCATCGTGCTGTGCTGGCTAATGGGTTGAGGACGGAGCTGCAAGGGAGGGAGATATATAATGTCGGGGAGCAATGAAGCCAGCTGTGGGTGGCGAGGTCAGGTGAGGTGACTGGAAGCGGCCAAATCAATGGTGGTGGGGCTGGTGGACTTTGACCGATGCCGTGCGTTGGTTTGCTTACTCCATGTTACAACGAGAGTTAGAAGAAGAGTTCCTCATGTCAATTCTTTCAGGTGTTCTAAGATCATGTTCAATGAGAATGAACATGAGATAATCAAATGACGTCAAACCTATAGATAATTTTTGCATGTCTTCTACTGGAATAGACATGTTGATTGTGGTGAAGTTGGTGATATTTAGATCAATCTGAAGAATAATTGACATTAATTGTTATGCTCTCAACTTAAACGAAATAGTCTATAGATTTGTTTTCTCAGTCTTAATTATGCTGTCACATGTCGAGTCCTCAAATATAAAACCGTGAGAGCAAATCGACTGCACGAGTTACTTGTGATACTTGTGGGCAAAAAGAAGTGGCAGCTTTCTTGTCTGTTGATCTGTGCTCCACAGAGTGGCTTCTATTAATTTGGTTAAAGCTTCCTTTATCTGACTGTGAACAGTAATTGTTTTAGTGGAAGCTCTGCAGGAGGAAAGAGCAATAGATGTGAAGAACGTGACACGAAGTAAAGTTGACTGAATTGAGTGATGAGGTCGACCGGTGGAGACCGGAGACGATAAAGCCGGCGGTTCCGGCGGCAGCCTTCGCCGCCACAGTGGAGCAGAGTCTACTCAGCAAGTCTACCTCTGTTTCCAAAAGGCCGCACATGGATCTCATGTCACTTGACTTCGATGACTCTCTCCTTCTTTGCTCATATGACAATTTGGCATCACTTGAGATACAtttgtattttgttttttttttaactccGTTTTAGTATAATGTGGAGTAAGATTTTGTTTTGGAATAATTCTTTAGGaaaattcctttttttcttttttttttgtcctgtATAGTGGTTTTTCTCTACTCAAAAAGTCATTTTTTGTAATTTGATTGTTGTTTTGGTATCATTAAAAATTActctaatatatttataaaaagaagaaaagtggTTTTTTAAAAGAAGTTATTTTTTTTATCGAGAAAAGATTTTAAGTTTTCTTTAttagatataataataataataataataattaaacagGCCACGATTATGACTCTTTGAATCTTATTTCTAGCACTGGTTTCGGTTCAGTCAAATCATAACTTAAACTTGGTTATTTAATTTTGACTCGCTAGAATTTTTTGTCCATATGATTATTATATTATGTTagaaactaaataataataagtataaATCAAACTTAAAAATTAAGCTAATCAAATTatgagatatattttttttttgtccatatggttattatattatattagaaaccaaataataataagtctaaattaaaCTTAAAAATTAAGCTAATCAAATTATGAACATATATAAAGTGATCATTCTCTTTCAATCCAAAAGCTTAAATTTTCTTTTTGGTTGATGTCATTTTAATTCACAATTTAGCTAGCACTCATGGGATGAGCATCGCAATTCGTGTCAACACGAAGCATGTCTCCATCATCATCGGTGCTATTGATTCACCTAATATCCTAATCTTAATCAACCGTGGAATATAAGGACTAAAACATGGTGATGTCCTACGGAGCATCACTTTCCgcatggttatcatcatcaacatTGACCTTTCCCTACATAATTATTGTAAATAAGTAGTGTTTGTGGCTCACTTATGGGAAGCACAAACTGCAGCTACCTCTTCCCCACCAACCTCCAACACAAGGAATCAGAAGTCCTCTCGTTTGATCATTGTTAGAAATCAAATTTGATTCTTTCGATTGTGGGCTAAATCTAATATATGCTTAATCTTTCACCACAGATATTAATGTCAATATAATCTCATGAATTGGATCACAAAATTAACCATCTCATTTGGTAGATTGAAGGCCAACACACTTCATGATGAGGCGCATCGTAATCACTAGTAGCTCCATAGCATGATAGAGCACCCTAACATTTATAGGGCCCATATGATCTTTTGTAATTCTTTGAATTaaagtttataaatattttacGTCTTAGTCTAATAATATATGTTTTTGGAATTTATTGATCCTCCAATCATATGATGAATTCGAATCCTACATTATTTTTATCCTAATTGATGCATTACATGAGGGAAAAATCTTCCATTAGGCACGATAAGGATTTGCAAGTGGACCCATTGTATTTGATGCAAGTTTGGAAGGAAATGAAATATCGATATGATGGCTAAACTTATGTTCCTCTTAATttatttctttgttttttcttcaCATATCCATGTTAatcattattaaacattaatcttAAAAGAAAAATCCAAGAGAAAGAGTTTATATATGAAGTGAACTATTATTATTCTTCTTTCTCACACAAATAGTCTCTTAATATTATCATAAGATATTCTAAGATTAATAATCTTTGAAGAATTTGATTGGAGAACCCAAACGAATTAATCATGTTTTCTCTGTCATCACAATTGTTTCATTTTCGGAGTACAATACAAGACTTGAAAATCGATTTCAATGTACAAAAAATCGATTGTTCGATGGAGATTTATAATGACTTTAAGGATGGAGATTATACAAAGCGAACTAGTCAaagtcactatatatatatatatatatatatatatatatatatgatatattgatatcaAAATAATTGATCAAAAGCTTAAAACTGTTAATTTGCGAGCTAATATTTGAATTTAAAACTCAGTTCtttatctaattatttttttcttatttcaatatctgtctcatacataataattttttgacATCTCATTTTAAAGTGATATAATTGCCTTCCCAttgttctgatgatattttttatatctaCATTCTAAATCCATTGATCCATCTTCATTCTGTCAAGTAAAGGTTTGTGTATCACCTTGCTTAACCTAATTTATGTTTCTTATTATTGCTCACTTCTCTCACCTTAGTTACTTATATTAGCATACCATGATGAAAGATGGTGGGCCTCAACAATCTACAGATGAGAGAGGACTAAAAAATTATGCATTAATTAAATTCctgttttttataatattacttcAATTACTAACTCCAAATCTTTTGAGATTTTGGTAATAGAATGGCATAATATTATAACAACAACAAAGTAGGAAAGTTGTAAGCAAGATTTATAAAGAATCATAtaatgtttattttttatttatatttttataaaaaatctttTTTAAAGTCTTCTTCTATTTCTCCTCTGATATGTGATGATTACATTTTGTTGTAagtcttctaagcaaatttccaatGATATGATAAAATTTTGAATAGTTCAATCTCATCT comes from Musa acuminata AAA Group cultivar baxijiao chromosome BXJ3-3, Cavendish_Baxijiao_AAA, whole genome shotgun sequence and encodes:
- the LOC135633296 gene encoding protein EXORDIUM-like 2 yields the protein MAASPTLLLFSLLLVLSYSAAAAVPGRKLVLVQQPPLVLKYHNGPLLRGNYTLSLLFYGRFSAAQRSIVADFVRSLSPSGASPQPPSAASWWRTTARYGGSAVHFSLGPQLLDESYSKGKLLSSPDVVALASRAAAASGPRAIAVVVTAADVAVEGFCSSRCGTHGRLDGSAGFVWVGDSASQCPGQCAWPFHQPLYGPQTPPLVSPNGDVGMEGVVINLATLLAGAATNPDGHGYFQGPADAPLEAVTACTGVFGSGAYPGYPGKVLVDPATGASYNAWGLAARKYLLPAMWDPATSQCSTLV